From Bifidobacterium sp. ESL0790, one genomic window encodes:
- the nusG gene encoding transcription termination/antitermination protein NusG, with the protein MDNEVNLENLDALPDQPQDDAATAEAAQPAAASEDTTTAENQPAESVDEGANADADSAEAAEAKPAEGAEGDTDAAAAGTDADADADTENVEDAGTKAVEEFSKSLRGLDGKWYVLHTYSGYEKRVKANVESRIQSYGLEDQIFQIEVPLEEVEKHTDKGKKVVTRVRVPGYVLIRMWPDENARRIVRETEGVTGFVGPTKEPAPLSRKEVVKMMAPMISSQALKEAGDKPAAAKKRTVEVSYKAGDQVTVIDGPFATMAGAVSDVEPATQKLTVLVSIFGRDTPVELGFSQVEKIV; encoded by the coding sequence ATGGATAATGAAGTGAATCTCGAAAACCTCGACGCGCTGCCCGACCAGCCGCAGGATGACGCCGCGACGGCCGAGGCCGCGCAGCCCGCAGCCGCCTCCGAGGACACCACGACCGCCGAGAACCAGCCGGCCGAGTCCGTTGACGAGGGCGCGAACGCTGATGCCGACAGCGCCGAGGCGGCCGAAGCCAAGCCCGCTGAGGGTGCTGAGGGTGATACCGATGCCGCCGCTGCTGGCACCGACGCTGACGCTGACGCCGATACCGAAAACGTTGAGGACGCCGGTACCAAGGCCGTCGAGGAATTCTCCAAGAGCCTGCGTGGCCTGGACGGCAAGTGGTATGTGCTCCACACCTATTCCGGCTATGAGAAGCGCGTGAAGGCCAACGTCGAGTCGCGTATCCAGAGCTACGGCCTCGAAGACCAGATTTTCCAGATTGAGGTGCCGCTCGAAGAGGTCGAGAAGCACACCGACAAGGGCAAGAAGGTCGTCACCCGCGTGCGCGTCCCCGGCTATGTGCTCATCCGCATGTGGCCCGACGAGAATGCCCGCCGTATCGTGCGCGAGACCGAAGGCGTCACCGGTTTTGTCGGCCCCACCAAGGAGCCGGCGCCGCTGAGCCGCAAGGAGGTCGTCAAGATGATGGCCCCGATGATCTCGTCCCAGGCGCTCAAGGAGGCTGGCGACAAGCCCGCCGCCGCCAAGAAGCGCACCGTCGAGGTCTCCTACAAGGCCGGCGACCAGGTCACCGTCATCGACGGGCCTTTCGCCACCATGGCTGGCGCGGTCTCCGACGTGGAGCCCGCCACCCAGAAGCTCACCGTCCTGGTCTCCATCTTCGGGCGCGACACCCCTGTCGAGCTCGGTTTCAGCCAGGTCGAGAAGATCGTCTGA
- the secE gene encoding preprotein translocase subunit SecE: MAKAHDSEESVKPNVFMRIGLFIKQIIDELRKVVTPTTKELAGWSVAVFIFVVLLMAAVTGMDLGLGKLTLWIFG, from the coding sequence ATGGCGAAGGCACACGATTCTGAAGAGAGCGTCAAACCGAACGTATTCATGCGTATCGGCTTGTTCATCAAGCAGATTATCGATGAGCTGCGCAAGGTCGTCACGCCGACCACCAAAGAGCTGGCCGGTTGGTCCGTCGCCGTGTTCATTTTCGTGGTGCTGCTCATGGCCGCCGTCACGGGCATGGATTTGGGTCTTGGCAAGCTGACCCTTTGGATCTTCGGCTGA